The nucleotide sequence ATTGCCTGAATTGTCCACAAAGTTAACATAAGTAAAGAAAAAAGGTCACAACGTTAAACATTCTGTCCTCCACTGTTCCATTTTTTTGAACATATCCACACTGCAGCACAACTTCAGTTTATTACCGCCGTGGGACACAAGTTTCCCCGCTATAGATATGACCTGATAACGTATACTACCCATCTCTTTATTTTTATAGACACCTCCCATTATGATTCGTTTGAGGTACATAATCAGATTATATGCCAGTATTCCTGTCTTAAACCATAAGCCGTTACCCGCAAGATTACCCGAAGGAAAGCTTTTTAAATTAAAACCATACTTTGCTTCTTTTATATTGTATTCACAAACACCGCGCAAATTATAAAAATGTACCACCTTTTCTGCATCCAGTTTTGAATTAGTTGCAATAACACGATATTCATATTTATCACCAAGAAGCTCCGGAACTGTGGGGTTGTCTGACTCAATTTTCTTACGAACAACTATTATACGGAAACTCTCCTTAGTGTTTTCCATACAGTGAATAAACTCTGCTATTTCCTCATTATCGCTTTCATCTCCATACCTATTTCTATATCTTTTCCATGAATCAGATGGTATATGATTTATTCCTTTACGAACTGAACTATCAAGGTCACCTCCTATAAAAAACGTTAAATCGTTATCAAAACAGTAATTCAATACTTTAGATTGGTAACCGGCAGAATCATTACGAACATTGGATACTTCTATACCACAAGATTCAAGATATTTATGGACTCTCTGAAGCTGTTCAAGTATGCCAACCTGGG is from Flexistipes sinusarabici DSM 4947 and encodes:
- a CDS encoding IS1380-like element ISFsi1 family transposase, with protein sequence MSKLNYKLERSNDKITPFGGISLLIPLLDKMGIRDFLDKELDHPGSNRGKPPSSKIIPVILSMICGGRSFSDIDKLSFDKVLSYISGIEDIPDSSSISRYFSKTESMLDEVAVNKTISKLGSLNYKIVKDALKRENLFSVTLDQDATYAKVYKRDAKYCYKKFKAYSSMTCFIGESGYCIDEEFREGNVSAQVGILEQLQRVHKYLESCGIEVSNVRNDSAGYQSKVLNYCFDNDLTFFIGGDLDSSVRKGINHIPSDSWKRYRNRYGDESDNEEIAEFIHCMENTKESFRIIVVRKKIESDNPTVPELLGDKYEYRVIATNSKLDAEKVVHFYNLRGVCEYNIKEAKYGFNLKSFPSGNLAGNGLWFKTGILAYNLIMYLKRIIMGGVYKNKEMGSIRYQVISIAGKLVSHGGNKLKLCCSVDMFKKMEQWRTECLTL